A genomic stretch from Vibrio algarum includes:
- a CDS encoding DUF1223 domain-containing protein: protein MYRFTTLSTTLSVLFGCFSTYANASEQSWKNDGEPAQIIELFTSEGCSSCPPADKYLSQFQHHVGLWYDFIPLAFHVDYWNYLGWKDEFSHPSFTQRQRLYKSYGAASSVYTPGFFVDGKEWRGYFSRSQLPVKSAFVAGELNLERIGNQFELSYSELGSYMAHFVLLAMDEKTKIKAGENRGKELEHDFVVLEKQQLLSESNWTFDISTWPDNADAVAVWLTKRDEFQPIQTVAGFLSSAE, encoded by the coding sequence ATGTACAGATTCACCACGTTATCTACTACGTTATCAGTATTGTTCGGATGTTTTTCGACGTATGCTAATGCCAGCGAGCAAAGTTGGAAAAATGACGGGGAGCCGGCCCAAATAATCGAATTATTTACATCCGAAGGTTGTTCAAGTTGTCCGCCGGCAGACAAGTATCTAAGCCAATTTCAGCACCATGTTGGTCTATGGTATGACTTCATTCCTTTGGCGTTTCACGTCGACTATTGGAACTATCTTGGGTGGAAAGACGAGTTTTCTCATCCTTCTTTTACACAACGACAACGTTTGTATAAAAGTTATGGCGCCGCATCGTCGGTTTACACTCCGGGTTTTTTTGTGGATGGAAAGGAATGGCGCGGCTACTTTTCCCGAAGCCAACTGCCGGTCAAGAGTGCTTTTGTTGCAGGTGAACTCAATCTTGAGCGTATAGGAAATCAATTCGAGCTTTCATATAGTGAGCTAGGATCATACATGGCGCACTTTGTGTTGTTAGCGATGGATGAGAAAACGAAAATTAAAGCAGGGGAGAACAGAGGTAAGGAGTTGGAACATGATTTTGTCGTTTTAGAAAAGCAGCAATTGCTTTCTGAGTCCAACTGGACATTTGATATTTCAACATGGCCTGATAATGCAGACGCAGTTGCAGTTTGGTTGACCAAGAGAGATGAATTTCAGCCAATACAAACGGTAGCGGGTTTTCTGTCTTCTGCTGAATAA
- a CDS encoding ABC transporter ATP-binding protein, which yields MSAVKLENLVKRYGDITVVHGIDLEVKSKEFVVLVGPSGCGKSTTLRMLAGLEEISEGDISIANTIVNNTAPKDRDVAMVFQNYALYPHLSVAENIAFGLRIRKVPKDEIKKTVKDVAEILELTPLLERRPADLSGGQRQRVAMGRAIVRHPKVFLFDEPLSNLDAKLRTQMRAEIKQLHKRLGVTSVYVTHDQVEAMTLADRIVVMSNGRIEQVGTPMELFNSPANTFVATFIGSPPMNLINAKALVNGDGCFAEFDGQRCLLPNLEQLEDNKEIVIGIRPEYIEIEPVEGASAVNVHVELVETLGSEALLHCHIAGKPFVIKVETHGQISHLENVKTLYFRQDAVTVFDKQTTKAFHVSTRH from the coding sequence ATGTCCGCAGTTAAGTTGGAAAATCTGGTTAAACGCTATGGTGATATCACGGTGGTACACGGTATCGATTTGGAAGTTAAGTCAAAGGAATTTGTTGTTCTCGTTGGACCTTCTGGATGTGGAAAGTCAACCACATTACGTATGTTAGCGGGTTTAGAAGAAATAAGCGAAGGTGATATTTCTATTGCTAATACCATCGTTAATAACACTGCACCAAAAGATAGAGATGTGGCAATGGTTTTTCAAAACTACGCTCTTTATCCGCATTTAAGTGTGGCTGAAAACATCGCTTTTGGATTAAGAATCCGCAAAGTGCCTAAAGATGAGATCAAGAAAACGGTTAAGGATGTGGCGGAAATACTAGAACTTACACCACTGCTTGAACGTCGCCCTGCTGATTTGTCAGGAGGGCAACGTCAAAGGGTCGCAATGGGAAGGGCGATAGTTCGCCATCCTAAAGTCTTTTTGTTTGATGAGCCACTATCTAACCTAGATGCCAAATTAAGAACCCAAATGCGAGCTGAAATTAAACAACTGCATAAACGATTGGGCGTCACAAGTGTTTACGTTACCCACGATCAGGTTGAAGCTATGACCTTAGCAGATCGTATTGTTGTCATGAGTAATGGACGTATAGAACAAGTCGGAACCCCAATGGAATTGTTCAATTCACCTGCGAACACTTTTGTTGCAACCTTTATCGGTTCGCCACCTATGAACTTAATAAATGCGAAAGCTCTAGTTAATGGTGACGGTTGCTTTGCTGAGTTTGATGGACAGCGCTGTTTATTGCCGAATCTAGAGCAGTTAGAAGACAACAAAGAGATTGTTATTGGAATTCGTCCAGAATATATAGAGATAGAGCCAGTAGAAGGGGCTAGTGCCGTAAATGTACATGTCGAACTTGTTGAAACTTTGGGCTCAGAGGCGTTATTACACTGTCACATTGCCGGTAAACCTTTCGTAATAAAAGTAGAAACACATGGTCAAATCAGTCACCTAGAAAATGTGAAAACACTCTATTTCCGTCAAGATGCCGTGACCGTATTTGATAAGCAAACAACCAAAGCGTTTCACGTTTCTACTCGCCATTAA